From the Desulfovibrio sp. UIB00 genome, one window contains:
- the mutL gene encoding DNA mismatch repair endonuclease MutL, giving the protein MSEKHRHIRLLPPELRNQIAAGEVVERPASVLKELVENSLDADAAQIDVCLENGGQSLISVQDDGCGIAAADLELAVTRHATSKIASLSDLEHISSYGFRGEALPSIASVSRFSITSAVTDPDGQTQAHRVEVEHGLLTVSAPAALHRGTRVEVRDLFSNIPARLKFLKTPSTEFKRAQDWLARLALARPAVGLSLSSGEREALRFLPGQSLADRLGVLWPRLIVEALRPFDGTRHGIRVRGLAALPNVSQPRGDRMLFYVNGRSVTDKRLLAAVREAYKGRMTSRDYPQVALFVEMDPAEVDVNVHPAKSEVRFRDETAVFSAVLHAVQGALLTSYDVAENLWPNASAGDTAESNVAPSAQQAAPRPQGFWGRLDNPPLIKPQERDDRPDEESSWQARLPESAAGSGKGTNWWGDAVPSDAASTHEPASAQKESALFVAAPEDISGLAEAASAYAYQTPDAAPYQAADTAGEHSETFFPPAQERQPLSVGQFAYLGQVALTYLVLRDASGALVLLDQHAAHERVLYARLRRGGFAGSGQLLALPLDLPLHPAETERFFELRPRLESLGFALEVCGGNLRVNAMPPVLSRAEARDFLREALAGRKDDLADMFISMSCKGAIKAGQRLADDEAAGLLQQWLETPDREYCPHGRPCVLRWDAAELEKMFKRRQS; this is encoded by the coding sequence ATGTCTGAAAAACATCGTCATATACGTTTGCTACCGCCTGAGTTGCGCAATCAGATCGCCGCTGGTGAAGTGGTGGAGCGCCCTGCCAGCGTGCTCAAGGAACTGGTTGAAAACAGCCTTGACGCCGATGCCGCGCAGATCGACGTTTGCCTTGAAAACGGCGGGCAAAGCCTTATCAGCGTGCAGGACGACGGGTGCGGCATAGCCGCAGCCGATCTGGAACTGGCCGTCACCCGGCACGCCACGAGCAAGATTGCCAGCCTGTCTGACCTTGAGCACATCAGCTCTTACGGTTTCAGGGGCGAGGCGCTGCCGAGCATTGCCTCGGTTTCCCGTTTTTCCATAACCTCTGCGGTGACTGACCCGGACGGCCAGACGCAGGCGCACAGGGTTGAGGTGGAGCACGGCTTGCTGACGGTTTCCGCCCCGGCGGCCCTGCACCGGGGAACTCGGGTGGAAGTGCGCGATCTTTTTTCCAACATACCAGCACGCTTGAAATTTTTAAAGACCCCATCCACGGAGTTCAAACGTGCGCAGGACTGGCTGGCCCGGCTGGCGCTGGCCCGCCCCGCCGTGGGCCTGAGCCTGAGTTCCGGCGAGCGGGAGGCCCTGCGGTTTTTGCCGGGGCAAAGCCTTGCTGACCGCCTTGGCGTGCTCTGGCCCCGGCTGATTGTGGAGGCTCTACGCCCCTTTGACGGCACCCGCCACGGTATCCGCGTGCGCGGTCTGGCCGCCCTGCCCAATGTGAGCCAGCCGCGCGGCGACCGCATGCTGTTCTACGTCAATGGCCGCTCGGTGACGGACAAGCGCTTGCTGGCAGCGGTGCGCGAGGCCTACAAGGGCCGCATGACCAGCCGGGATTATCCGCAGGTAGCACTGTTTGTGGAGATGGACCCGGCGGAAGTGGACGTGAACGTGCATCCAGCCAAGTCTGAAGTGCGTTTTCGGGATGAGACCGCCGTGTTTTCTGCCGTACTGCATGCCGTGCAGGGGGCCTTGCTGACCTCCTACGATGTGGCAGAAAATCTGTGGCCGAACGCGTCAGCAGGCGACACTGCGGAAAGCAACGTGGCTCCCTCTGCCCAACAAGCAGCCCCACGTCCGCAGGGATTCTGGGGCAGGCTGGACAATCCGCCCCTTATCAAGCCGCAGGAGCGGGACGACAGGCCGGACGAGGAATCCTCGTGGCAGGCCCGGTTGCCCGAATCAGCCGCAGGCTCGGGCAAGGGAACAAACTGGTGGGGCGATGCTGTTCCGAGTGATGCGGCATCTACCCATGAACCAGCGTCCGCGCAGAAGGAAAGCGCTCTGTTTGTTGCTGCGCCGGAAGATATTTCTGGCCTTGCGGAAGCCGCCTCAGCTTATGCGTACCAAACCCCTGATGCTGCCCCGTATCAGGCTGCGGATACGGCGGGCGAGCACAGTGAAACCTTTTTCCCACCCGCGCAGGAACGTCAACCCTTGAGCGTTGGGCAGTTTGCCTACCTCGGGCAGGTGGCGCTGACCTACCTGGTATTGCGGGACGCATCCGGCGCGTTGGTGCTGCTCGATCAACACGCGGCGCACGAGCGCGTATTGTATGCCCGCCTGCGGCGCGGGGGATTTGCCGGGTCTGGGCAGTTGCTGGCCCTGCCGCTTGATCTGCCCCTGCATCCGGCTGAAACGGAACGTTTTTTTGAATTGCGGCCTCGGCTGGAATCCCTGGGCTTTGCGCTTGAGGTCTGCGGCGGCAACCTGCGCGTGAATGCCATGCCCCCGGTGCTCTCCCGGGCCGAAGCCAGGGACTTTCTGCGCGAGGCCCTGGCCGGACGCAAGGACGATCTGGCCGACATGTTCATATCCATGTCGTGCAAGGGGGCCATCAAGGCCGGACAACGCCTTGCGGATGACGAGGCCGCCGGGCTGTTGCAGCAGTGGCTGGAAACGCCCGACCGCGAATATTGCCCGCATGGCCGCCCCTGCGTCTTGCGCTGGGACGCCGCCGAGCTGGAAAAAATGTTCAAGCGGCGGCAGTCGTAA
- a CDS encoding FAD-binding and (Fe-S)-binding domain-containing protein, which translates to MLASPYKEFKQALLDFIPKDRIHTDPLRLLAYGTDASVYRLIPKIVVDVLDEAEVVQLVALADRMRVPVTFRAAGTSLSGQAVSDSVLVRIGKGWRNWRVGENAERITLQPGIIGSGANKILAEFGKKIGPDPASIDSCFIGGIFANNASGMCCGTSDNSYKTVVSSRMVLADGTMLDTADAKSRAAFARTHAHILNGLADLRKQIMDNPELADRIRRKFKIKNTTGYSLNALVDYEDPFEILQHVMVGSEGTLGFIAEVTYRTVEEAPFKASALLLLPTVKAACDLASAVATLPVAAAELMDRASLRSVEGTPGLPEGLETLDDDVCSLLVETRASTHEQLEKNIATINAAFSNVTFVRPYAFTDKPEEFTKLWLIRKGILASVGGMRPVGTSIVIEDVAFTLDRLGEAAKDLQDLFARHGYTVAPLFGHARDGNLHFVFWQDFGAPAEVARYKGFMEDFCKLVTEKYDGSLKAEHGTGRNIAPFVELEWGSQAYAIMKSIKSLLDPKNILNPGVLLNSDSQGHLKNLKPLHPADELVDKCMECGFCESVCPSRDLTLTPRQRITVYREICRLREVAPDSNELKTLQKGYEYMGKATCATDSLCRPRCPAGVDTGVFIKSLRKKDAGSLGKSIAGTIADHFAGTCKAMSIALNSVDALHRALGTTIMRDGSRLLRCLTFNKVPLWNKNMPKGGRSVYLPTPYSGNAKKVVYFPSCIARNMGPGEEHSDRRTEPEAVISVLLKGGYDVILPNNLDKLCCGMAFASKGLADAAHKKEQELEKALRQASNNGEYPVLCETSPCLLHMKQTLDPSIKLMEPVQFILENLMDTLKLKKLPKTVALHATCSMRKMGLEGKLEELARKCAETVVVPDGINCCGWAGDRGFTHPELNEAALKGLRMQVSTCEVGYSSSRTCQIGLSLHGGIPYYSIVYLVDEASE; encoded by the coding sequence ATGCTTGCTTCCCCCTACAAAGAATTCAAACAAGCCCTTCTGGACTTTATTCCCAAAGACCGCATCCATACTGATCCCCTGCGTCTGCTGGCCTATGGCACAGACGCCAGCGTGTACCGCCTGATCCCCAAGATCGTGGTGGACGTGCTGGACGAGGCAGAAGTTGTGCAGCTGGTGGCCCTGGCAGACCGCATGCGCGTACCTGTGACCTTTCGCGCCGCCGGCACCAGCCTGTCCGGTCAGGCGGTGTCCGATTCCGTCCTTGTGCGCATAGGCAAGGGCTGGCGCAACTGGCGCGTAGGTGAAAACGCCGAGCGCATCACCCTGCAACCCGGCATCATTGGCTCCGGGGCCAACAAGATTCTGGCTGAATTTGGCAAAAAAATAGGGCCTGACCCGGCCTCCATCGACAGTTGCTTTATCGGCGGCATCTTTGCCAACAACGCCAGCGGCATGTGCTGCGGCACCTCCGACAACTCCTATAAGACTGTTGTTTCCTCGCGCATGGTGCTGGCAGACGGCACCATGCTGGACACGGCGGACGCCAAAAGCCGCGCCGCCTTTGCCAGAACCCATGCCCATATTCTCAACGGCCTTGCCGATCTGCGCAAACAGATCATGGACAATCCCGAGCTTGCCGACCGCATCCGGCGCAAGTTCAAGATCAAGAATACCACGGGTTACAGCCTCAACGCTCTGGTGGATTACGAAGATCCCTTTGAAATTTTGCAGCACGTCATGGTCGGCTCTGAAGGCACGCTGGGCTTTATCGCCGAAGTGACCTACCGCACGGTGGAGGAGGCCCCCTTCAAGGCCTCTGCACTGCTGCTTCTGCCCACGGTCAAGGCCGCCTGTGATCTGGCCTCTGCCGTGGCAACCCTGCCCGTTGCCGCAGCGGAACTTATGGACAGGGCGTCCCTGCGCTCGGTGGAAGGCACCCCTGGCCTGCCCGAAGGGCTGGAAACCCTGGACGACGACGTCTGTTCCCTGCTGGTGGAAACCCGCGCCTCCACCCACGAGCAGCTTGAAAAGAACATTGCCACCATCAATGCGGCATTCAGCAACGTGACCTTTGTGCGGCCCTACGCTTTTACCGACAAACCCGAGGAATTCACCAAGCTGTGGCTCATCCGCAAGGGCATTCTGGCTTCGGTGGGCGGCATGCGGCCCGTGGGCACCTCCATTGTCATTGAAGACGTGGCCTTCACCCTCGACAGGCTGGGCGAGGCCGCCAAAGACCTGCAGGATCTCTTTGCCCGACACGGCTACACGGTGGCCCCGCTCTTCGGCCATGCGCGCGACGGCAACCTGCACTTTGTTTTCTGGCAGGATTTTGGCGCTCCAGCAGAAGTGGCCCGCTACAAAGGCTTCATGGAAGACTTCTGCAAACTGGTTACGGAAAAGTACGATGGTTCGCTCAAGGCGGAACACGGCACTGGCCGCAACATCGCGCCCTTTGTGGAACTGGAGTGGGGCAGTCAGGCCTACGCCATCATGAAGAGCATCAAGAGCCTGCTCGACCCCAAGAACATCCTCAACCCCGGCGTGTTGCTCAACAGCGATTCTCAGGGGCATCTCAAAAACCTCAAACCCCTGCACCCCGCCGACGAACTGGTGGACAAATGCATGGAGTGCGGCTTCTGCGAGTCTGTCTGTCCCTCGCGCGATCTGACGCTCACGCCGCGCCAGCGCATCACTGTCTACCGCGAAATCTGCCGCCTGCGCGAGGTTGCCCCTGATAGCAACGAGCTGAAAACGCTGCAAAAGGGCTACGAATACATGGGCAAGGCCACCTGCGCCACAGACAGCCTGTGCCGCCCGCGCTGCCCTGCGGGCGTGGATACGGGCGTGTTCATCAAGAGCCTGCGCAAAAAGGACGCCGGCTCCCTCGGCAAGAGCATTGCCGGGACCATTGCCGACCACTTTGCTGGAACCTGCAAGGCCATGTCCATTGCGCTCAACAGCGTGGACGCCCTGCACCGCGCCCTTGGCACCACCATCATGCGCGACGGCTCGCGCCTCCTGCGCTGCCTCACCTTCAACAAGGTGCCGCTGTGGAACAAGAACATGCCCAAGGGCGGGCGCTCGGTCTATCTGCCCACTCCGTACTCGGGCAATGCCAAGAAGGTCGTCTACTTCCCAAGCTGCATCGCCCGCAACATGGGTCCCGGCGAGGAACACAGCGACCGCCGCACAGAGCCGGAAGCCGTCATCAGCGTGCTGCTCAAGGGCGGATATGACGTCATTCTGCCCAATAATCTGGACAAGCTGTGCTGCGGCATGGCCTTTGCCAGCAAGGGCCTCGCTGACGCCGCCCACAAGAAAGAGCAGGAGCTGGAAAAGGCCCTGCGTCAGGCCAGCAACAATGGCGAATACCCAGTGCTGTGCGAAACCAGCCCCTGCCTCTTGCACATGAAGCAGACCCTCGACCCCAGCATCAAGCTCATGGAGCCTGTGCAGTTTATCCTTGAGAATCTCATGGATACGCTCAAGCTCAAAAAGCTGCCCAAGACCGTGGCCCTGCACGCCACCTGCTCCATGCGCAAGATGGGCCTTGAGGGCAAGCTGGAAGAACTGGCCCGCAAGTGCGCCGAAACCGTGGTGGTGCCGGACGGCATCAACTGCTGCGGCTGGGCGGGCGACCGGGGCTTTACCCATCCCGAACTCAACGAGGCCGCGCTCAAGGGCCTGCGCATGCAGGTAAGCACCTGCGAGGTAGGATATTCATCCAGCCGCACCTGCCAGATCGGCCTCTCGCTGCACGGCGGCATCCCCTACTATTCCATCGTCTATCTGGTTGACGAAGCCAGCGAATAA
- a CDS encoding C69 family dipeptidase produces the protein MKRLIVLCCVSLALLLPQATLACTTFIVTKGASADGSVMVSHSDDNDLNDQSIVYVPARDWPEGAQRPVYDSAVAVKENPATNTFLVPRLSDPKRAPGYNHPDTPRTIAIGFIPQVRHTFAYIDGNYAIMNEHGLMFGECTDGAHNTCTAEPGKRIFYSSELARVALERCKTAREAIELMGALIEQYGYYGTGETLPVADKNEAWVMEMAPSPAGAGGLWVAQRVPDGQFFVAANEFRIRDITPGNPDQMYGKSLFATVDKYNMRSPKDASKPLDWLTTVSDGEYNHPYYSLRRVWRALSLAAPSLKLPAWVENGATRAYPFSVKPDKLLSLDDIKRMHRDHYEGTEFDLTKGTAAGPFGNPNRIIGPKDPSGDVSPTTKLEGAWERPMGMYYVGYTTIAQYRPDVPEPLALVCWVALAPAAESVFVPLAVAPMPAGYEQGDTRRFAKDSAWWAYSLVSDYANIRYDLISQEIQTRAASMETAFAARVAALQKELAPKAASSPAQAQAAFSKALRAQAEGALRDWREFFPQLVARHCQGFLNSPDKMAQNIGYPDAWLPRTNYSTGPVSYKKPRQ, from the coding sequence ATGAAGCGGCTGATCGTCTTATGCTGTGTTTCTCTGGCCCTGCTGCTGCCCCAGGCAACCCTTGCCTGCACTACCTTTATTGTTACCAAGGGGGCCAGCGCAGACGGCTCCGTGATGGTAAGCCATTCTGACGACAACGATCTCAACGACCAGTCCATTGTGTACGTTCCCGCCCGCGACTGGCCGGAAGGCGCGCAGCGCCCCGTGTACGATTCCGCCGTGGCGGTGAAGGAAAATCCCGCCACCAATACCTTTCTTGTTCCCCGCCTTTCAGACCCCAAACGCGCGCCGGGCTATAACCACCCGGATACGCCGCGCACGATTGCCATCGGCTTTATCCCTCAGGTGCGGCACACCTTTGCCTATATTGACGGCAACTATGCCATCATGAACGAGCATGGCCTCATGTTTGGCGAATGCACGGATGGGGCGCACAATACCTGCACGGCAGAGCCGGGCAAGCGCATTTTCTATTCGTCCGAGCTGGCGCGCGTGGCGCTGGAACGCTGCAAAACCGCCCGGGAGGCCATTGAGCTGATGGGCGCGCTCATTGAGCAGTATGGATATTATGGAACGGGTGAAACCCTGCCTGTGGCCGACAAAAACGAAGCATGGGTTATGGAAATGGCCCCCTCCCCTGCGGGAGCAGGCGGCCTGTGGGTGGCCCAGCGCGTGCCCGACGGCCAGTTTTTTGTGGCGGCCAACGAATTTCGCATCCGCGACATCACGCCCGGCAACCCCGACCAGATGTACGGCAAAAGCCTGTTTGCCACGGTGGACAAATACAACATGCGCAGCCCCAAGGACGCGTCCAAGCCTCTGGACTGGCTGACCACGGTAAGCGATGGCGAGTATAACCACCCCTACTATTCGCTGCGCCGCGTGTGGCGGGCGCTCTCTCTGGCGGCTCCTTCGCTCAAGCTGCCTGCCTGGGTGGAAAACGGCGCAACCCGCGCTTATCCCTTTTCCGTCAAGCCGGACAAGCTGCTGAGCCTGGACGACATCAAGCGCATGCACCGCGACCACTACGAGGGAACGGAATTCGACCTCACCAAGGGCACTGCGGCGGGGCCGTTTGGCAATCCCAACCGCATTATCGGCCCCAAGGATCCCAGCGGCGACGTGAGCCCGACCACCAAGCTTGAAGGCGCGTGGGAACGGCCCATGGGCATGTACTATGTGGGCTACACCACCATTGCGCAGTATCGGCCCGATGTGCCGGAACCGCTCGCGCTGGTGTGCTGGGTTGCGCTGGCTCCGGCGGCGGAATCTGTCTTTGTGCCGCTGGCGGTCGCCCCCATGCCCGCAGGCTACGAACAGGGCGACACCCGCCGCTTTGCCAAGGATTCCGCATGGTGGGCCTATTCCCTGGTGAGCGATTACGCCAACATCCGTTACGACCTGATTTCTCAGGAGATTCAGACCAGAGCTGCCAGCATGGAAACCGCCTTTGCCGCCCGCGTAGCCGCGCTGCAAAAGGAACTGGCCCCCAAGGCGGCATCATCCCCGGCGCAGGCGCAGGCCGCCTTTTCCAAGGCCCTGAGGGCGCAGGCAGAGGGCGCGTTGCGCGACTGGCGGGAATTTTTCCCCCAACTGGTGGCGCGGCACTGTCAGGGTTTTCTCAACAGCCCGGACAAAATGGCCCAGAACATCGGCTATCCCGATGCATGGCTGCCCCGCACCAACTATTCCACCGGCCCGGTCTCGTACAAAAAGCCCCGGCAGTAG
- a CDS encoding four-carbon acid sugar kinase family protein, whose amino-acid sequence MIIAVIADDFTGANDNGALLAAKGFSSATCLGLAHWNPKEFTQCDAVCLNAESRLLHREDAYKAVYDAVMEFNKEKPALVSKRIDSTLRGNVGAELEAVIKAMDDTHGHNQTLAILVPSYPHSGRICVGGYQIVHGVPLERSPIAKDAATPVHHTAVLKIIADQTSLPCGFVSLEKVLAGPAAVRQTIEAARAQGCRAVVCDAVSDDDIAVIAQSLADAPYPLVSLDPGPFTSELAAARIEAPRAEFENRIFLTVGSTSELTRVQMETLRLAHPCHIVSMNVRKVLAGETEAQAECRRVLEAVFAAPEEAKVLGVCTAASKEDVFSMQEMSQTLGIAPSEISRRINMALAHVAQEALKKESLRIGGLYTSGGEVTVSVMRTLKAGGFSVRIMVLPLAVYGHIIGGEHPDLPMITKGGFVGDKDSLVECMEYLFTKISSRKRPA is encoded by the coding sequence ATGATCATAGCTGTTATTGCCGACGATTTTACGGGAGCCAACGACAATGGTGCGCTGCTTGCCGCCAAGGGCTTTTCCAGCGCCACCTGTCTGGGCCTTGCCCATTGGAACCCCAAAGAATTTACGCAGTGCGACGCCGTTTGTCTGAACGCCGAGAGCCGCCTTCTGCACCGCGAAGACGCCTATAAAGCGGTGTATGACGCCGTGATGGAATTCAACAAGGAAAAGCCCGCACTTGTTTCCAAGCGCATAGACTCCACCCTGCGCGGAAATGTGGGCGCTGAGCTTGAGGCCGTCATCAAGGCCATGGACGACACCCACGGTCACAACCAGACCCTGGCCATACTTGTGCCGTCCTACCCCCATTCGGGGCGCATCTGCGTGGGCGGATACCAGATCGTGCACGGCGTGCCGCTGGAACGCTCGCCCATTGCCAAGGACGCCGCCACCCCCGTGCACCACACGGCAGTGCTCAAGATCATCGCCGATCAGACCTCCCTGCCCTGCGGCTTCGTGTCGCTTGAAAAGGTGCTGGCCGGGCCTGCCGCCGTACGCCAAACCATTGAGGCCGCACGTGCCCAGGGTTGCCGCGCCGTGGTCTGCGATGCCGTGTCGGACGACGACATTGCCGTGATCGCCCAGTCGCTGGCCGATGCGCCCTATCCGCTGGTGTCGCTGGATCCCGGCCCGTTCACATCGGAGCTTGCCGCAGCGCGCATTGAAGCCCCCCGCGCGGAATTTGAAAACCGCATCTTCCTTACCGTGGGCAGCACCAGCGAGCTGACCCGCGTACAGATGGAAACCCTGCGGCTGGCCCACCCCTGCCACATCGTGTCCATGAACGTGCGCAAGGTACTGGCTGGCGAGACAGAAGCACAGGCGGAATGCCGCCGCGTGCTGGAGGCCGTGTTTGCCGCGCCCGAAGAAGCCAAGGTTCTTGGCGTATGCACCGCCGCCAGCAAGGAAGACGTTTTCTCCATGCAGGAAATGTCCCAGACCCTCGGCATCGCGCCCAGCGAAATTTCGCGCCGCATCAACATGGCTCTGGCCCATGTGGCTCAGGAAGCCCTGAAAAAAGAGAGCCTGCGCATCGGCGGCCTGTACACCTCAGGAGGCGAAGTGACGGTTTCCGTCATGCGCACGCTCAAGGCCGGGGGCTTTTCTGTGCGGATCATGGTGCTGCCCCTTGCCGTGTACGGCCACATCATCGGCGGCGAACACCCCGACCTGCCCATGATCACCAAGGGCGGTTTTGTGGGTGACAAGGACAGCCTTGTGGAATGCATGGAATACCTGTTCACCAAAATTTCAAGCCGCAAGCGGCCCGCCTGA
- a CDS encoding DeoR/GlpR family DNA-binding transcription regulator translates to MLPAERRREMARLIKNRGAVNTRELAEALGISTMTVRRDLKALEERNQLELTWGGAVPLCFEANDIPRARKAVSMLEAKQTIARAACQFIKNEDFIALDAGTTSLELARLLPTLPLTSLGVVTPDLEIALLLSGCDHISVFLSGGLIDPVSRACNDSDAVAYLRGLRLTMAFVGTNVWDAHHGVTTSTSAKMHYKRQLMASADKTFLLADASKYAKFSPWLVAGVERFDHIITDSGLTAEARAALQDAGARLCLAD, encoded by the coding sequence ATGTTGCCAGCAGAACGCCGCAGAGAAATGGCCCGCCTCATTAAAAACCGGGGCGCGGTCAATACCCGCGAACTCGCCGAAGCGCTGGGCATTTCCACCATGACCGTGCGCCGCGACCTCAAGGCGTTGGAAGAACGCAACCAGCTTGAACTCACCTGGGGCGGGGCCGTGCCGCTGTGTTTTGAAGCCAACGACATCCCCCGCGCCCGTAAGGCCGTTTCCATGCTTGAGGCCAAGCAGACCATAGCCCGCGCCGCCTGCCAGTTTATAAAAAACGAAGACTTTATTGCCTTGGATGCGGGCACCACCAGCCTTGAGCTGGCCCGGCTGCTGCCCACCCTGCCCCTCACAAGCCTCGGCGTTGTCACACCTGACCTCGAAATCGCCCTGCTTCTTTCGGGCTGCGACCATATTTCCGTCTTTCTTTCGGGTGGGCTTATCGACCCCGTCAGCCGCGCCTGTAACGACAGCGATGCCGTGGCCTACCTGCGCGGCCTGCGCCTTACCATGGCCTTTGTGGGCACCAACGTATGGGACGCCCACCACGGCGTCACTACCAGCACTTCCGCCAAGATGCATTACAAGCGCCAGCTCATGGCCAGCGCCGACAAAACTTTTCTGCTGGCGGACGCGTCCAAGTACGCCAAGTTCAGCCCATGGCTGGTGGCCGGAGTGGAACGCTTCGACCACATCATCACCGACAGCGGCCTGACCGCCGAAGCCCGCGCCGCCCTGCAAGACGCAGGCGCTCGCCTGTGTCTCGCCGACTAA
- the pdxA gene encoding 4-hydroxythreonine-4-phosphate dehydrogenase PdxA — protein sequence MKPLICAPMGDPAGVGPEILAASLADAAVTDMANVLVVGNTEIMRRAAAIMKANLDFNEVDADLNGWREGAANIINMDNVDLASFAYGKVQAQCGQAAFEYIKASIELTMAGKTAAVATTPINKESLKAAHVPYIGHTEIFGDLTGTKDPLTMFQVHSLRVFFLTRHLSLIDACRAVKKDRVLDYIGRCTSALKLLGLENPSMVVAGLNPHCGEHGLFGNEEDAEVVPAIAEARRQGFNVHGPNPADSVFHFALKGAWDAVLSLYHDQGHIATKMVDFERTISLTLGMPILRTSVDHGTAFDIAGTGKVSAVSMVEAIRLAAEYAPNFKRA from the coding sequence ATGAAACCCCTGATTTGCGCCCCCATGGGCGACCCCGCAGGCGTTGGGCCGGAAATTCTGGCCGCCTCGCTGGCAGATGCTGCCGTCACCGACATGGCCAATGTGCTGGTGGTGGGCAATACCGAAATCATGCGCCGCGCCGCCGCTATAATGAAGGCGAACCTCGACTTCAACGAGGTGGATGCAGATCTCAATGGCTGGCGCGAGGGCGCTGCCAATATCATCAACATGGACAACGTGGATCTGGCCTCCTTTGCCTATGGCAAGGTGCAGGCCCAGTGCGGCCAGGCGGCCTTTGAATACATCAAGGCCTCCATCGAGCTGACAATGGCTGGCAAGACCGCCGCCGTGGCTACCACGCCCATCAACAAGGAATCGCTCAAGGCAGCCCACGTGCCCTACATCGGGCACACCGAAATCTTTGGCGACCTCACAGGCACCAAGGACCCGCTGACCATGTTTCAGGTGCACAGCCTGCGCGTGTTCTTCCTCACCCGTCACCTCTCGCTGATCGATGCCTGCCGCGCCGTCAAAAAAGACCGCGTGCTTGACTACATCGGTCGCTGCACCAGCGCCCTCAAGCTGCTGGGGCTGGAGAATCCGAGCATGGTGGTGGCTGGCCTCAACCCTCACTGCGGCGAACACGGGCTTTTTGGCAATGAGGAAGACGCCGAGGTGGTTCCGGCCATAGCAGAAGCGCGCCGTCAGGGCTTTAACGTGCATGGCCCCAACCCGGCGGACTCGGTCTTCCATTTTGCGCTCAAGGGCGCGTGGGACGCCGTGCTTTCGCTCTATCACGACCAGGGACACATAGCGACCAAGATGGTGGACTTTGAGCGCACCATCTCCCTTACGCTGGGCATGCCCATTCTGCGCACGTCGGTGGATCACGGCACAGCCTTTGACATTGCCGGGACAGGCAAGGTCAGCGCCGTGAGCATGGTGGAAGCCATCCGCCTTGCTGCGGAATACGCGCCCAACTTCAAACGGGCCTGA